One genomic window of Halorhabdus sp. CBA1104 includes the following:
- a CDS encoding DUF4177 domain-containing protein: MSDQQYVYTVHETEASKQSIGDLDAIINEYASEGWQLSETVAQGGTTVGLVFEREVR; this comes from the coding sequence ATGTCGGACCAACAATACGTATACACCGTCCACGAAACGGAGGCGTCCAAACAATCGATCGGTGACCTGGATGCGATCATCAACGAGTACGCATCCGAAGGGTGGCAACTCAGCGAGACAGTTGCCCAAGGCGGCACGACAGTCGGTCTCGTCTTCGAACGGGAAGTCCGATAA
- a CDS encoding AIR carboxylase family protein: MTTAQSVQSLIDRLEAQAQMDRPAAETPDIGIIMGSDSDLDVMAGSETGRPGAYDVLTEQLGFEEQTDYEAPPESQFTFETFVVSAHRTPELMYTYAETAEDRGLDVIIAGAGGKSADLPNMTASIAYPLPVIGVPVQEKSVDSVIGMPQGAPLVAVDAGKSFNAALSAVQLLARKHPELRERLLDYHDGLQQAVGEVSRDLHERGTTAFRDQ, from the coding sequence ATGACGACCGCCCAGAGCGTCCAGTCGCTGATCGACCGACTCGAAGCACAGGCTCAAATGGACCGGCCAGCCGCCGAAACCCCCGACATCGGGATCATTATGGGATCGGACTCGGACCTGGACGTGATGGCTGGCTCGGAAACCGGCCGTCCGGGTGCCTACGACGTCCTGACCGAACAACTCGGATTCGAGGAGCAGACAGACTACGAGGCCCCACCCGAGTCGCAGTTCACCTTCGAGACGTTCGTCGTCTCCGCCCATCGGACACCCGAATTGATGTATACCTACGCCGAGACGGCCGAGGATCGCGGGCTCGACGTGATCATCGCCGGCGCAGGGGGCAAGAGCGCAGACTTACCGAACATGACCGCCTCGATCGCCTATCCCCTTCCGGTGATCGGCGTGCCAGTCCAGGAGAAGTCCGTCGACTCGGTGATCGGGATGCCACAAGGTGCGCCACTCGTCGCCGTCGACGCGGGCAAGTCCTTCAACGCCGCGCTGTCGGCCGTCCAACTGCTCGCCCGAAAGCACCCAGAACTGCGGGAGCGACTCCTCGACTATCACGATGGTCTCCAACAGGCGGTTGGCGAGGTCTCGCGAGACCTGCACGAACGCGGGACGACCGCGTTCAGAGACCAGTAA
- a CDS encoding NADH-quinone oxidoreductase subunit D → MSLQERSPTEPDVGVTEDGLDYDALEALLEGHVLDREEHVNAEGFVIRPDEVVDVLSTLKEEAGFDHCSAVTAQEYDDRFESIYHLKKYDDPTQELSVVVPTSKDEPVSQSAAGVYETADWHEREAYDLVGIHYEGHPDLRRILLPETWQGHPLSERYDQTQPQIVSLREHANPLQEDHRASDDSDTMFVNVGPHHPATHGVLHVKTVLDGEQIVDLDPDIGYLHRSEEQMCQQGTYRHQIMPYPDRWDYTPGGLLNEWAYARAAEDLADIDVPEYAQVLRTMSAELTRIAAHLLAVGTFGLDVYGDFTAIFMYAVRDREVVQNLLEDLTGQRLMFNYFRLGGVAWDLPEPRDEYLEKVRDFLDEIPDRLDEYHNLITGNEIFQLRCVDTGSLSPETAKNYGATGPVARGSGIDYDLRRDDPYGYYDELDWDVVTEDGCDNYSRVLVRMQEVEESAKIIKQCADLLEDWPEDDREIQSNVPRTLRPDPDTEIYRAVEGAKGELGIYIRSDGTDKPARFKIRSPCFSNLQTLPVMSEGEYIPDMVASLGSLDIVLGEVDR, encoded by the coding sequence ATGAGCCTCCAGGAACGATCACCAACGGAGCCAGACGTCGGCGTGACCGAAGACGGGTTGGACTACGACGCACTCGAAGCACTGCTCGAGGGCCACGTCCTCGATCGCGAAGAGCACGTCAACGCCGAGGGCTTCGTCATTCGGCCCGACGAAGTCGTCGACGTCCTCTCGACGCTGAAAGAGGAGGCCGGCTTCGATCACTGTTCGGCGGTCACGGCCCAGGAGTACGACGATCGCTTCGAGTCGATCTATCACCTCAAGAAGTACGACGATCCGACCCAAGAGCTGAGTGTCGTCGTCCCGACGAGCAAGGACGAACCGGTCAGCCAGTCGGCGGCGGGCGTCTACGAGACGGCCGACTGGCACGAGCGGGAGGCCTACGATCTCGTCGGCATCCACTACGAAGGCCACCCCGACCTGCGACGGATTCTCCTGCCCGAGACCTGGCAGGGCCACCCGCTCTCCGAGCGGTACGACCAGACGCAACCCCAGATCGTCTCGCTACGCGAACACGCCAATCCACTGCAAGAGGACCACCGCGCAAGCGACGATTCGGACACGATGTTCGTCAACGTCGGGCCACACCACCCCGCGACACACGGCGTCCTCCACGTCAAGACGGTGCTGGACGGCGAGCAGATCGTCGATCTGGACCCCGACATCGGGTATCTCCATCGCAGCGAAGAGCAGATGTGCCAACAGGGCACCTATCGCCACCAGATCATGCCCTACCCCGACCGGTGGGACTACACGCCGGGCGGGTTGCTCAACGAGTGGGCCTACGCGCGGGCCGCCGAAGACTTAGCGGACATCGACGTCCCCGAATATGCGCAAGTCCTGCGGACGATGAGCGCGGAGTTGACGCGGATCGCCGCCCACTTGCTCGCGGTTGGGACCTTCGGCCTGGACGTCTACGGGGACTTTACGGCTATCTTCATGTACGCCGTCCGCGATCGGGAAGTCGTCCAGAACCTCTTAGAGGACCTGACTGGTCAGCGGCTCATGTTCAACTACTTCCGGCTGGGCGGGGTCGCCTGGGACCTCCCCGAACCGCGCGACGAGTACCTCGAAAAGGTCCGGGACTTCCTCGATGAGATTCCGGATCGACTCGACGAGTATCACAACCTCATCACGGGCAACGAGATTTTCCAGTTGCGCTGTGTGGATACGGGCTCTCTCTCGCCCGAGACTGCAAAGAACTACGGTGCGACTGGGCCGGTCGCCCGCGGCTCGGGGATCGACTACGATCTCCGGCGGGACGATCCCTACGGCTACTACGACGAACTCGACTGGGACGTCGTCACCGAGGACGGCTGTGACAACTATTCTCGCGTTCTCGTTCGGATGCAAGAAGTCGAGGAGTCGGCGAAGATCATCAAGCAGTGTGCCGACCTCCTCGAAGACTGGCCCGAAGACGACCGCGAGATCCAGTCGAACGTCCCCCGCACCCTGCGCCCGGACCCCGATACGGAGATCTACCGGGCCGTCGAAGGGGCGAAAGGTGAGCTGGGCATCTACATCCGCAGTGACGGGACAGACAAGCCCGCCCGGTTCAAGATCCGCAGCCCCTGCTTTTCGAACCTCCAGACGCTGCCGGTCATGTCCGAGGGTGAGTACATCCCCGACATGGTCGCCTCGCTTGGCAGTCTCGACATCGTGTTGGGGGAGGTCGATCGATGA
- a CDS encoding DUF456 domain-containing protein, translating to MELSVFLVVALALLVGGVVGSFVPMVPAGLLSIGGIAVYWWNTGYVTPGPLVFAGFVAVGLLVVVVDYLAGVIAAKVGGASTLSSLAGGLVGFALFFVLGPVGIVLGITATVFALELYRGNARNESLRAAVYALVGTLGSSVMQFVLTLSMLVAFLVLLVV from the coding sequence ATGGAGCTTTCGGTCTTCCTCGTCGTCGCCCTGGCGTTGCTGGTTGGCGGCGTCGTGGGCAGTTTCGTCCCGATGGTCCCGGCGGGCTTGCTCTCGATCGGCGGCATCGCCGTCTACTGGTGGAACACGGGCTACGTCACGCCGGGGCCGCTCGTCTTCGCCGGGTTCGTCGCCGTCGGCTTGCTGGTCGTCGTGGTCGACTATCTGGCCGGCGTGATCGCCGCGAAGGTCGGCGGCGCCTCGACGCTGAGTAGTCTGGCCGGGGGCCTCGTCGGTTTTGCGCTGTTCTTCGTGCTTGGCCCGGTCGGTATCGTGCTCGGGATCACGGCTACCGTCTTCGCGCTCGAACTCTACCGTGGGAACGCTCGCAACGAGAGTCTCCGAGCCGCCGTGTACGCACTCGTCGGAACCCTTGGCTCAAGCGTGATGCAGTTCGTGTTGACGCTATCGATGCTGGTGGCCTTTCTCGTTCTGCTCGTCGTCTGA
- a CDS encoding type II toxin-antitoxin system VapC family toxin codes for MAVAVIDTGVLIGMADADDEHHDVAMEIVRGMDHGDLPAGRVTNYVALETLNWIQSRKRHEKAVETYKRLNQSAGFEVRHAAQKDFTNAIKLFETHAGLSFGDATIAAYMQREGIEYLYSFDDDFDAIEHITRLETADDPFD; via the coding sequence ATGGCAGTCGCAGTTATCGATACGGGTGTTCTCATCGGGATGGCAGACGCTGACGACGAACACCACGACGTTGCCATGGAGATTGTTCGTGGCATGGATCATGGCGACCTCCCAGCCGGCCGGGTGACAAACTACGTTGCACTTGAAACACTGAACTGGATACAGTCCCGGAAACGGCATGAAAAGGCCGTGGAGACGTACAAACGTTTGAATCAGTCAGCCGGATTCGAGGTGCGCCACGCTGCACAAAAGGACTTTACCAACGCTATCAAGCTCTTCGAAACTCACGCAGGACTGTCGTTCGGTGATGCGACGATCGCCGCGTACATGCAACGAGAGGGGATCGAATACCTGTACTCGTTCGACGACGACTTCGACGCGATCGAGCACATCACGCGGCTGGAAACTGCCGATGATCCGTTCGATTGA
- a CDS encoding NADH-quinone oxidoreductase subunit I, with protein MIGILKGMATTMKHALDGKTFTVKYPEEAPEVSPRFRGVHKYSQERCIWCRQCENVCPNDTIQIVMDDQRNGEQYNLHVGQCIYCRLCEEVCPTDAIVLTQNFEFTGDTKDDLAYNKEQLKNVPWYKDIDPLESREPDRGSWVGEGEGEVDYQ; from the coding sequence ATGATTGGCATTCTCAAAGGCATGGCGACGACGATGAAACACGCACTGGACGGCAAGACCTTCACCGTGAAGTATCCCGAGGAGGCCCCCGAAGTGAGTCCGCGCTTCCGGGGCGTCCACAAGTACAGCCAAGAGCGGTGTATCTGGTGTCGCCAGTGTGAGAACGTCTGTCCGAACGATACCATCCAGATCGTCATGGACGACCAGCGCAACGGCGAGCAGTACAACCTCCACGTCGGCCAGTGTATCTACTGTCGGCTCTGTGAGGAAGTCTGTCCGACCGATGCCATCGTCCTGACCCAGAACTTCGAGTTCACCGGCGACACCAAGGACGATCTGGCCTACAACAAGGAGCAACTCAAGAACGTTCCCTGGTACAAGGACATCGATCCGCTGGAGTCGCGGGAACCGGATCGCGGTAGCTGGGTCGGTGAAGGCGAAGGCGAAGTCGATTATCAGTAA
- a CDS encoding complex I subunit 1 family protein, which yields MIPLQTITLTDRLLSVLGLEGAGPLAVFVVAFLAAGLIGTFVLLNTALAGPWAKRKITASFTDRVSVNRIGPAGIGTIVVDAVRLLSKELIIPEKVDRPAYDFAPIILAGSALLGFAVIPMGSGIQLADPEIGLAYVFAVASIATLGLLMAGYASNNKYSFLGGLRAVAQNIAYEIPLVLTGASVVIFAGTLQLGNVNAPGTIVGAQQATLVTIAGISIPQWFAFVNPFAFALFLMANLAEVGRNPFDIPEAPTEIVAGYQTEYSSVYFVLFYLGEFIHIFLGGAIIATLFLGGPAGPVLPGIVWFLIKIWGVFLLTQWARSALPRVRIDQLIEIGWKGMLVLSLANLLLTAAIVGVIA from the coding sequence ATGATCCCGTTGCAGACGATCACGCTGACCGACCGTCTGTTGAGCGTGCTTGGCCTGGAGGGGGCCGGGCCGTTGGCCGTCTTTGTCGTCGCCTTCCTGGCTGCCGGACTCATCGGGACGTTCGTCCTGTTGAACACGGCACTGGCCGGCCCGTGGGCAAAGCGAAAGATCACCGCTTCGTTCACCGATCGGGTTTCGGTCAACCGGATCGGGCCGGCGGGGATCGGGACGATCGTCGTCGACGCGGTGCGACTGCTCTCGAAGGAATTGATCATTCCCGAGAAGGTCGACCGACCGGCCTACGACTTCGCCCCGATCATTCTGGCCGGCTCGGCACTGCTCGGGTTCGCGGTCATTCCCATGGGGAGTGGCATCCAGCTGGCCGATCCCGAGATCGGGCTTGCGTACGTCTTTGCCGTCGCCTCGATCGCAACGCTTGGCCTTCTGATGGCCGGCTACGCTTCGAACAACAAGTACTCGTTTCTGGGCGGCCTGCGGGCCGTCGCACAGAATATCGCCTACGAGATCCCGCTCGTGCTGACGGGCGCGTCGGTCGTCATCTTCGCTGGAACGCTCCAGTTGGGGAACGTCAACGCTCCGGGGACGATCGTTGGAGCCCAGCAGGCGACCCTCGTCACGATCGCGGGGATTTCGATCCCACAGTGGTTCGCGTTCGTCAATCCCTTCGCGTTCGCGTTGTTCCTGATGGCCAATCTCGCGGAAGTCGGTCGCAATCCTTTCGACATCCCCGAGGCACCGACCGAGATCGTCGCCGGCTACCAGACCGAATATTCGAGCGTCTACTTCGTCCTGTTCTATCTCGGGGAGTTCATTCACATTTTCCTCGGCGGGGCGATCATCGCCACGCTGTTCCTGGGCGGCCCGGCTGGGCCGGTCCTCCCGGGGATCGTCTGGTTCTTGATCAAGATCTGGGGCGTGTTCCTGCTCACCCAGTGGGCACGCTCGGCACTCCCGCGGGTGCGCATCGACCAGTTGATCGAGATCGGCTGGAAAGGGATGCTCGTGCTCTCGCTGGCGAATCTGCTGTTGACGGCGGCCATCGTCGGGGTGATCGCCTGA
- a CDS encoding AbrB/MazE/SpoVT family DNA-binding domain-containing protein, producing the protein MATDEAPMETTVSDRGMVTIPADLRRRLDIEPGDKLRWETDAEGELSVEVVQQRYGAFDDFEPVAMGGGGSESHDIAGHEDDPALSETN; encoded by the coding sequence ATGGCAACTGACGAGGCTCCCATGGAAACGACGGTCAGCGACCGGGGGATGGTTACCATCCCGGCGGACCTCCGCCGGCGTCTCGACATCGAACCGGGCGACAAACTCCGGTGGGAGACCGATGCGGAGGGAGAGCTTTCGGTCGAAGTCGTCCAGCAGCGCTACGGCGCTTTCGACGATTTCGAGCCGGTGGCAATGGGTGGGGGCGGGTCCGAATCCCACGACATTGCCGGTCACGAAGACGATCCCGCGCTGTCGGAGACGAACTGA
- a CDS encoding ABC transporter permease subunit: MKTVADARDTNTPVESSPLSQVARFEGRNRLPVTVVLAVLFSLFGALYIWVGPQMIDAGFSEMLDAMPAVVNELFGFESLASIEGLLASEFYTLGWIVGLGGYLAYTAAGTVAGDLGEGRMDTLLAAPVARRSVLGGKFLALLVPIVVLNVVVPAVLSVMALAAGQSLSIVDLAVVHALSVPYLLFWSAFGLLVGIVVRRGRTAGRLALGVVFLGWLGESVIATTDLAWVGAISPMRYFDPQGVLIHGTYDIAGATLLLIGTAVLLAIGQRWFRSHDL, translated from the coding sequence ATGAAGACGGTGGCCGACGCCAGGGATACAAACACACCAGTCGAGTCGAGTCCGCTCAGCCAGGTCGCTCGCTTCGAGGGGCGCAACCGCTTGCCGGTGACAGTCGTCCTCGCGGTGCTGTTCTCGCTCTTCGGAGCGCTGTATATATGGGTCGGCCCGCAGATGATCGACGCCGGCTTCTCGGAGATGCTGGACGCGATGCCCGCAGTCGTGAACGAGTTGTTCGGCTTCGAGAGTCTCGCGTCGATCGAGGGCCTGCTGGCCAGCGAGTTTTACACCCTGGGCTGGATCGTCGGGCTCGGTGGCTATCTGGCATACACGGCTGCCGGGACGGTCGCCGGCGATCTCGGCGAGGGACGCATGGACACGCTACTTGCCGCTCCTGTCGCCCGGCGGAGCGTCCTGGGTGGGAAGTTCCTGGCGCTGCTGGTGCCGATCGTCGTCCTCAACGTCGTGGTCCCGGCTGTCCTGTCCGTGATGGCCCTCGCCGCGGGGCAGTCGCTGTCGATCGTGGATCTCGCGGTCGTCCACGCCCTCTCGGTTCCGTACCTCCTCTTTTGGAGTGCGTTCGGGCTCCTCGTGGGTATCGTCGTCCGTCGTGGTCGGACGGCGGGTCGCCTCGCACTCGGCGTCGTCTTTCTCGGGTGGCTCGGCGAGTCAGTGATTGCGACGACCGACCTCGCGTGGGTCGGCGCGATCTCGCCGATGCGGTACTTCGACCCCCAGGGAGTCCTCATCCACGGAACGTACGACATCGCCGGGGCGACACTCCTCCTGATCGGCACAGCCGTCCTCTTGGCTATCGGTCAGCGCTGGTTCCGGAGCCACGACCTCTGA
- a CDS encoding NADH-quinone oxidoreductase subunit B: protein MSSDNTPPAESTDLKTTREARMGEGVDDRFNSRLREAFGSSPFILTKFDQFMNWVRGSSMFMLQFGIACCSIEMMHTYAVKHDLDRFHAGVPRASPRQADVMIVPGTIVSKFAPRMKRVYDQVPEPKFVIGMGSCTISGGPFQEGYNVVKGAEEVIPIDIHVPGCPPRPEALVYGVAKLQERIANGESSPVVVKPYELEEFGDLERDELVDHLADQIDEEDLVMRFNWADAQ, encoded by the coding sequence ATGAGCAGCGACAACACACCGCCGGCCGAGAGTACCGACCTAAAAACGACGCGTGAGGCCCGGATGGGCGAGGGCGTCGACGACCGCTTCAACTCCCGACTGCGGGAAGCCTTTGGCTCCTCGCCGTTCATCCTCACGAAGTTCGACCAGTTCATGAACTGGGTGCGGGGCTCGTCGATGTTCATGCTCCAGTTCGGGATCGCCTGCTGTTCGATCGAGATGATGCATACCTACGCCGTCAAACACGACCTCGATCGCTTCCACGCGGGGGTCCCGCGGGCCTCCCCGCGCCAGGCCGACGTGATGATCGTCCCCGGGACCATCGTCTCGAAGTTCGCCCCGCGGATGAAACGCGTCTACGACCAGGTGCCAGAGCCCAAGTTCGTCATCGGCATGGGCTCGTGTACGATCTCCGGGGGCCCCTTCCAAGAGGGCTACAACGTCGTGAAGGGTGCCGAGGAGGTCATCCCGATCGACATCCACGTTCCCGGCTGTCCACCACGGCCCGAAGCGCTGGTCTATGGCGTCGCGAAACTGCAAGAACGCATCGCCAACGGCGAATCGTCCCCGGTGGTCGTCAAACCGTACGAACTCGAAGAGTTCGGTGATCTGGAACGTGACGAACTCGTCGATCACCTCGCCGACCAGATCGACGAGGAAGACCTCGTGATGCGGTTCAACTGGGCTGATGCGCAATGA